cttggtctctctgtctctctctctctctcatttcttgctctctctctctggtttctctctctctcatctctctctggtttcttggtctctctgtctctctctctctggtttctctctctctcctttctgtctcttgtgtcttggtctctctctctctcgtttcttgctctctctctctctctctctctctcggttcttggtctctttctctctctccggcTTCTTggtctttcactctctctgtctctctctctctctgttttctctctctctctggtctctctctctctctctctctctctctctctggtttcttggtctctgtctctgtctctctctctctggtttcttggtctctctctctctctctctgttttctctctctctgttttctctctctctctctctctctgttttctctctctctgttttctctctctctctctctctctctctctctctctctttggttTCTtggtctctgtctctgtctctctctctctctggtttcttggtctctctctctctctctctctctctctctcgcactggtttctctctctctctctctctctctctctttggttTCTtggtctctgtctctgtctctctctctctctgttttctctctctctctctctctctctctctctctgttttctctctctctgttttctctctctctctctctctctctctctctcagtgtgacGCGCAGAGTCCGCTGTTGCCCGCGGTTTTGCTCGGAGGCTCTGCACGCGCACACagcatcactcacacacagactgcgCGCTGCGCTGAAAGTACAGTAAAAACCTTTCAGTGCGCTTGGACTGAACGCACAACAACCCCTGTGGACTTTACCAGTGTAGGTCCAAGAAAACTGGAAGAAAAGAAATCtaagaaaaatgatgaaaagcaCTCCGCATGGGTACAATTTCGTCCTTACATTTCTGTTCTCTTCCACCTGCTAGCCGCTGGCACTGAGATCGGGAGCAGGATGAGATGGACGGTCTTGCTGTGGGAGTACCTGTTGGTGGAGGTCACGGCGCTGGTGTGCAGGGCGGATGGTGAAGCAGAGCGGCGGCTCGAGGGATTCGTCGTGCTGTCGGGCTCAAACGGCTCGGAAGAGAGCGGCGTGTCCGAGAAGCCGCACACGCAGGACGAGTGTCGCGGCTACTACGACGTGATGGGTCAGTGGGACCCGCCGTTCGTGTGCCGCACGGGCACCTACCTGTACTGCTGCGGCACCTGTGGCTTCCGCTTCTGCTGCGCGTACAAGAGCTCGCGCCTGGATCAGAGCTTGTGCACAAACTACAACACACCAGTGTGGCTCAAAGGCCAAACGCCGTACAAGAAGACGGACCCGAGGCACGATCCGACCAAGGACAAGACCAACTTAATCGTGTACGTCGTTTGTGGAGTAGTGGCCATCATGGCGCTCGTCGGGATTTTTACCAAACTTGGACTGGAAAAGGCGCAGAGACCTCACAGGGAAAACATGACTCGGTAGGTTGAAAGTACTTAACTGGGAGTTTTTGAACTATTGCCTTCTCGCTTTATATGAGATTTGCGTGAAAAGGCGTGATTTCAGACTAGCGCATAGTCTAATGAACTACAAGACGGCGGAGTTTGACAAACTGCCGTGTTCGCACTCCCTGCGTCTGACTGATGATATAACACTTCATCTTAAGACCCCACATTGTCTGTAGTCGCATTTAGGACTAAATCATCtgcttacacacttacactcgGGATAAAGTGCTAGACCAGAGCATAACTGGAAGAAGACCAGGTTTAAATGAGGCTTGGCAGCTGGATGAGGCGAGTGTGTCTGATGTGCGCTATGGGACACATGCGCAGCTACTACACCACCACTGCATTTCTCATTACGCGCTCTGCACTTTCTTATGAGAAATTCAATCTTTTCCAAAACTCAACAAGAAGgttataaaacttttttttaagaatccAATTCAAGGCATTCGTATGCTATTGCGTTCTGCGCACCATTCTTTCTTTACGCACAGTGTGTTGAGCTTCATGTTGTGAGCAGCTCGCCAGAGGAAAAGCCTCACCAGTCCACTGCTTTGTTTAATCatgctgaactgaaaaaaaaatggcattgaGCTGCTAGATATAATTTGGGATGCTTTTGGTTGATTATTTGTGGTTAGTATAGTTTTAACAGTTTATCATTCTTTGGAAAAGTTACAGTTTGGAATAGTTGCCTGTCAATAGTCCATCCAATCTCGCCTCCATCAACATCACATCCCTCGTAAGGGTCTCTTAAAGTCAGCACCTTGGACAGCAGCCACACTGTAGCACTGGGGTGTCTCCTAACGCAGGGATCATCCTTCTGAAGACCTAATATGAATTCAGATATTATGACACCTTTGTTGACATGTTACCTGAGAAATATCGTTCTGTATGCTAAAATGATCTATTTCTAAAAATCTAGTATATCAATTACAGGAAAACATCTTATTTTATTAAGATAAGAAAGTAAACAAACCTTATTAATATGTCTGATATTGCCTAAATTCCCCATATTTGCTTCCACTCATCATTCTTTTTCTTAAATGCCCTTTTGGAACCGGatcaggcctttttttttttttttttttggacatatCAGTAGGAAGGTAGATCTCCAGCAGGAGAGCTGGTGACCACTGTTATCTGAGTTGCACATGGGAAAAGTCTAAATATGCTAATATAAGCAGTCAACTTTCGAGGCACGGCCCATATTGCTCACTAATTGAGTAAAATGTTTGTTCCCTGACAGAGCTGTAGCAAGTGTGATGCAAGGTGCCTGTCAAGCTGAACATGAAGAAGCCATCGGAAGACATGCACAGAACTATGACAACATGCAGGCGAGGGCAAACAATATGCGTAAGTCACATTTGGAGTTGCTTTTGCCTTACCATAATGTTTCGTCAGCTGTGCAGGAGCATGAGGCAGCACCACATTGCTACACTTCAAACATGTTTATATGTCTAGGTTGAGATGGAATTACACAATATATAAGACATAATGAAAAAGCAAGGTCCTTCAACATGTCCTCACATAAGGCCACAAATGAAATACAGCTCAAACTGTGTTTGAATATACagacttttattttctctgggtgtttaaaatgaatgtttctCTATTTGTGCTCACTTTTCTAACCCTTAATCTGTAAAATTACGTTTAGAGGAACAGAAGTATTGAGTGTGAAAGCATATTTTATGGTTTGGTGGTTTGGGCTGCAGCTGTGGTTTTGTGTATTGTGATTGTATAACACTGGAATCACGCAGCTCAAAGTGAATGGCTcattgtggagtgtttaaacATATCTCTAATTTAATCTCCTTCCATGGTGATTACATCATTCCTTGTGTGGTTATTAAAGGTTTGTTTAGAGGGAACCATTTTGGTTTACACTGAGAATGTAAGACTgtagtttgttttcattttgtttcatcaCTTAGATGATGACACTCCAAGCAGCAGTGTTTATTGCAGACACTTAATTCCGCCATTTGTAATGTAATAGCTGTAAACTCTTTTTATGATCcttattttacagaattttattaGCATTTCTCTTCATTTATAAGGTATTGATTAAACTTTATCAAGCCAAGTACAGTATGTAGGCTATGTATGAGAAGCCCAAGGGATGCATGCAGAATAAACTGTGAAGCTCATGATGTGTTTCTTACAGGCTTATTGTATTTTacttaaagtgtgtgtgtatgcggtGACTAGTTTTTAAACACTGGAATTCCAGAAGGTTTTTATTCACAATCATATGTTCAGATAGTGCAACAGAGCTTTGGGACATTATGTAGGTGGTACAACATTAAGGCTATTAAaattctcattaaaactcttgATTACTTTACTCAGTGTATGGCTTAATTAATTGTCTGTTTCACATCAACTACAAATAAGCCCTCAGGTATCTGGGTAATACGAGTATATTTTAGGCCTGTATTAAAAGGCAAGGACAAGCACAGTGTATTCAGAAATCACTCACTATCAAAGCTAAGATTAATAAAGTAGAGTGACTCATGTTGAGTTGCATTATTCTCTCTGACCTGTTCCTCATAGCCTCTGTACATGATTATAATGAGTTAACCTGATAATcaagggacatgctgttacaaaGGAAAACAGTGATCTAGTTATTCGATCTGAATGTCAAAGTGTAAGTTACACACATCCATTCATGCTTTTGTCATTCTACTCTTCAGATCCATTCTGGGCTTTTCTTGTCCTACATTTCCAAGAACAGGAGCTCTTAGGTGATGCCACGAGAGAAAGCTCCAGCATAGATGCCGaacaaataaaatctttcatGACATCtttagacattttagacaaaaagGAGATGATAAGCCAAAATGTGAAATCACTGTGTTTAATGGAAAAAAGgacataaagaaaaagaaatgtgtttgaCATCAATGCAGTGCATTGAAAGTCAGCTCTGAATTAGAACCCTGATTGCACAGATCACAGATCCAATTTTCACTTTCAGAAAGAGTGCTTGAAAAACcctgaacagattaaaaatgtgtgcctCTAGCAGTCCTTCTCAGTCttaattatttcagatttattaaCAATAGTACTCATTCCACATGCTGATCAGTTGCATCACTGTTACAGCCAGACAGATCTGAAATTCTTTTTGCTTAGTCCAGAATATCAGAATGTCTACAGAAAAATAGGAATTCTTTTCGTGGATGAAGCCATAAAATCCTCACACAGTcaaagaaaacagaacaatTAGAGAAAGCTTCTAAGAGAAATTAGAGAAAGTTTCTAATGCTGTCCTAGGGAGTTGTTATTTCTTCCCaatcttttttgtttatgtgtatgtgcccacacacacacacacacacacacacacacacacacacacacacacacactgttttggGGGTTTATTTCAGTACCTTGGCTAAAATGAATTTCCTTAATACGGTTTCTAAATGGGCCtattatttctcatttattaGCGCCTTGTGCTAGCAGACGTCTGGAATCGATCAGTGTCTGTAATCATCTGAGATACTGGAGCGAGATATATGTTCCTAAGACTGAATCCATAGCAAAATCCTCAGTGCTAAACTAAAGCTtactttgtgtatttgtattcagcTGGACTTATATAAGCTTTGTATGTGTTGATTTACCAAGGTGAGTGTTACTTCAGTACTGGGAAAATTTAATTTTTGCGCTTGTATACTTACAATTTAGTTTCAGTGTCTGTTTTCTGAAAGTGGCTGTTGCGCTTTGTAAGGATTATCTCTTATTAATTGAGTGTTTTTGTGGTGCTATTACAATAAGAGTGTGTTTGGTCATTGTGATTtgcaggtttttattatttgtaagaGGGACATTAAAATGATACAGTTGATAAATGTCAGTTAGAGACAGATTATGTACCGCTTACCACTCATGTACCaccttttttaatataaaatgtataaacctGGTTCTAAAAGTGgcaatgaacattttatttgtgaGCTCTCTGAAAAGGTTTATGTATATGATTTGGTGTGGCAGTAGTAATGAATGCCCTAATATTCCATATAgcaaaagtaattttaaaaaattagtagtcttaGCCAATTTAAATGTCCTCAGTgtgttgttaaaaataaatgaatagatttTCCCTTACCATTACCAGAGAGAATGATCAATTCTTTAATTCAGTAAgataaaaatattcataatgtAAAAGGACACAACACTAAAAAATCTAGGTAAAAAGCTGTTTCTTTACACACACGGCCGTTGTGAtgactgaaaaatgaaaaagatgagGAAATAGATTAGAAATGGGAGCATGATGATTACCATGGCAAGCACACTACAGAACAATGGAGAATAGATTAGCAGAGTAGAAGGAATGCAAAATGATCAGGCTCAGTGACtgtacaaaatataaagaaaatgaaaaggaaagaaatgaaagaaagacacCTGATATACAGACAGGTAATAACAGGTGATAAATTCAGGgggaagaaaaacaacacaagtTGTCTTAGTAATGTCTGAGCCAGTAGAACAGCTCCAATGGGAGCTGTCATATCTTCTTCAactctctggaactgtactggagtgatAAACACCAatctttcaaaaaaatattccttcagttggtgttttggtaGTGGACAGACAGAATCTCTCAGAGGTAACTGtaaaggccatagcatataatttacagcattttcatactcatcaaactaTTCCCTaagcccttgtgccctgtggatgggaaCACTGACATTCTGGAAGAGAGCTTCAGGGTAGAAAAGCTTCATCATGGCATAAAGGTAATCactcagaataactttgtactGATTTGTAGTGACCCTCTCCTCTAAGGGGataagtggacccaaaccatgcatGTTAAAAgacaaaacctttttaaaaaaaaaacttgtgatCAAGTGTGCATCTTTAACATCAAATTCCATGCCAATGTAAGATTTGTATTGTGGTTATATTTTACCCTTGGAATATGCTGTCAGAAAAGTAGTGGTTGAAAACTTGTGGTAATTAATGCAACTCTTTATGAACCACTGATAACTGATTCTAATGAAAAGGGCTGGAATGTAAACCAATCCTTCTAAGTGGTTTTCTGACCACTGTGCAAGTCTTTACTAGACAACCCAAAATACCAAACCTTATATTTCCTGACTGTGAGGATACTTATACATCTGGATCTCCAGTACCTGTGTAAAGCTATACCGTGATaaagaaaatccaaaaacaTTACATTGTTAACCAATATAgatgatgatgtcacatgaaaAAAGCATTATTCTTATGATCAATAACTCTTATatcaataatttaattaaatatggcACAAGTTTTatataagacttttttttcttttagaacaGTCACATCAGATGGCAGTTTTAAAAGAATATTGCAATCTTaatttctataaacaaataatttaggCTGTGCATTGCATCCTGCCCTTCTCTATTGAAATATTCTGTTATATATTAAACACCTTGCTAAAAATGAAATACCTTTTGTTCTGGGTTTTATGCCTGTTATATCATGAAGTTTTCATACAGTTTCACACCTGTTTGATAAATatgcctttttttaaagcaatttt
The sequence above is a segment of the Pangasianodon hypophthalmus isolate fPanHyp1 chromosome 12, fPanHyp1.pri, whole genome shotgun sequence genome. Coding sequences within it:
- the shisa9a gene encoding protein shisa-9A, encoding MRWTVLLWEYLLVEVTALVCRADGEAERRLEGFVVLSGSNGSEESGVSEKPHTQDECRGYYDVMGQWDPPFVCRTGTYLYCCGTCGFRFCCAYKSSRLDQSLCTNYNTPVWLKGQTPYKKTDPRHDPTKDKTNLIVYVVCGVVAIMALVGIFTKLGLEKAQRPHRENMTRAVASVMQGACQAEHEEAIGRHAQNYDNMQARANNMQGAQMHNMSQAHPYPVLSQLAHVYEQQQPGKELNKYASLKAVASKVNGGFYNKQHCHLTELGAKGSLPLHLTELGAKGSLPLHLTELGAKGSLPLHTMRMEHVEPTASYVTEIPIPKQNEQKPKPTKPHVPHHHMAYSSNTIANPGMLKAWEGTETVGRRKTYGPRKPCMVGQMNELHTARSHHYLPTQPYFITNSKTEVTV